The following are encoded in a window of Alosa sapidissima isolate fAloSap1 chromosome 10, fAloSap1.pri, whole genome shotgun sequence genomic DNA:
- the tbx20 gene encoding T-box transcription factor TBX20 isoform X2 — translation MEYTASPKPQLSSRANAFSIAALMSSGKTKDKEAEENTIKPLEQFVEKSSCNQSLGEMPSLESHGEFNSPAPAVCTEPLIPTTPGVPSEEMAKISCSLETKELWDKFHDLGTEMIITKSGRRMFPTIRVSFSGVDPDAKYIVLMDIVPVDNKRYRYAYHRSSWLVAGKADPPLPARLYVHPDSPFTGEQLLKQMVSFEKVKLTNNELDQHGHIILNSMHKYQPRVHIIKKKDHTASLLNLKSEEFRTFIFTETVFTAVTAYQNQLITKLKIDSNPFAKGFRDSSRLTDIERESVENLIHKHSYARSPIRTYAGEEEGIGEDGLSAHGRGSAFTASDNLSLSSWVTTTSGFSGFQHPQSLSAISSSTASLGSPLPHPIQGSLPPYSRLGVPLTPSALAGSMQGSGPTFPSFHMPRYHHYFQQGPYAAIQGLRHSSTVMTPFV, via the exons ATGGAGTACACAGCCTCACCGAAGCCGCAGCTCTCCTCTCGGGCAAATGCGTTCTCCATAGCCGCTTTAATGTCCAGCGGGAAAACTAAAGACAAGGAAGCGGAGGAAAACACAATCAAACCACTGG AACAATTTGTGGAGAAGTCCTCTTGCAACCAGAGCTTGGGGGAGATGCCCTCCCTGGAGTCTCACGGCGAGTTCAACAGCCCGGCTCCGGCGGTGTGCACCGAACCCCTCATTCCCACCACTCCCGGTGTGCCGAGTGAGGAGATGGCCAAAATTTCCTGCAGCCTGGAAACCAAAGAGCTCTGGGATAAATTTCATGACCTCGGTACGGAAATGATCATCACCAAATCTGGAAG AAGAATGTTTCCAACTATCCGCGTGTCTTTTTCTGGAGTCGACCCTGACGCCAAATACATTGTGTTGATGGACATTGTTCCAGTGGACAACAAAAGATATCGCTATGCCTACCACCGGTCATCGTGGCTCGTGGCCGGGAAAGCTGACCCCCCCTTGCCAGCAAG GTTGTATGTCCATCCAGACTCTCCTTTTACTGGGGAACAGTTACTGAAACAGATGGTATCCTTCGAAAAAGTCAAACTCACCAATAACGAACTGGACCAACACGGACAT ATTATTCTGAACTCCATGCACAAGTACCAGCCGAGGGTCCACATCATCAAGAAGAAGGACCACACCGCCTCATTGCTCAATCTCAAGTCCGAGGAGTTCCGCACCTTCATCTTCACAGAGACAGTCTTCACGGCCGTCACCGCCTACCAGAACCAGCTG ATAACCAAGCTAAAGATTGACAGCAACCCGTTTGCCAAAGGCTTCCGAGACTCCTCCAGACTCACGGACATTGAGAG GGAAAGTGTTGAGAATTTGATCCATAAGCACTCATACGCCCGGTCACCCATCAGGACATACGCAGGCGAGGAGGAGGGCATCGGCGAGGACGGACTCTCCGCACACGGCAGGG GCTCAGCCTTCACTGCCTCAGACAACCTCTCTCTGAGCTCCTGGGTCACCACCACCTCGGGCTTCTCCGGCTTCCAGCACCCCCAGTCCCTCTCGGCCATCAGCTCCAGCACGGCCTCCCTGGGCagccccctgccccaccccatcCAGGGCTCCCTACCCCCCTACAGCCGCCTGGGGGTGCCCCTCACGCCCTCGGCCCTGGCCGGCTCCATGCAGGGCAGTGGGCCCACCTTCCCCTCCTTCCACATGCCCCGCTACCACCACTACTTCCAGCAGGGCCCGTACGCCGCCATCCAGGGACTGCGACACTCCTCCACCGTCATGACGCCGTTCGTATGA
- the tbx20 gene encoding T-box transcription factor TBX20 isoform X1: MEYTASPKPQLSSRANAFSIAALMSSGKTKDKEAEENTIKPLEQFVEKSSCNQSLGEMPSLESHGEFNSPAPAVCTEPLIPTTPGVPSEEMAKISCSLETKELWDKFHDLGTEMIITKSGRRMFPTIRVSFSGVDPDAKYIVLMDIVPVDNKRYRYAYHRSSWLVAGKADPPLPARLYVHPDSPFTGEQLLKQMVSFEKVKLTNNELDQHGHIILNSMHKYQPRVHIIKKKDHTASLLNLKSEEFRTFIFTETVFTAVTAYQNQLITKLKIDSNPFAKGFRDSSRLTDIERCRESVENLIHKHSYARSPIRTYAGEEEGIGEDGLSAHGRGSAFTASDNLSLSSWVTTTSGFSGFQHPQSLSAISSSTASLGSPLPHPIQGSLPPYSRLGVPLTPSALAGSMQGSGPTFPSFHMPRYHHYFQQGPYAAIQGLRHSSTVMTPFV, translated from the exons ATGGAGTACACAGCCTCACCGAAGCCGCAGCTCTCCTCTCGGGCAAATGCGTTCTCCATAGCCGCTTTAATGTCCAGCGGGAAAACTAAAGACAAGGAAGCGGAGGAAAACACAATCAAACCACTGG AACAATTTGTGGAGAAGTCCTCTTGCAACCAGAGCTTGGGGGAGATGCCCTCCCTGGAGTCTCACGGCGAGTTCAACAGCCCGGCTCCGGCGGTGTGCACCGAACCCCTCATTCCCACCACTCCCGGTGTGCCGAGTGAGGAGATGGCCAAAATTTCCTGCAGCCTGGAAACCAAAGAGCTCTGGGATAAATTTCATGACCTCGGTACGGAAATGATCATCACCAAATCTGGAAG AAGAATGTTTCCAACTATCCGCGTGTCTTTTTCTGGAGTCGACCCTGACGCCAAATACATTGTGTTGATGGACATTGTTCCAGTGGACAACAAAAGATATCGCTATGCCTACCACCGGTCATCGTGGCTCGTGGCCGGGAAAGCTGACCCCCCCTTGCCAGCAAG GTTGTATGTCCATCCAGACTCTCCTTTTACTGGGGAACAGTTACTGAAACAGATGGTATCCTTCGAAAAAGTCAAACTCACCAATAACGAACTGGACCAACACGGACAT ATTATTCTGAACTCCATGCACAAGTACCAGCCGAGGGTCCACATCATCAAGAAGAAGGACCACACCGCCTCATTGCTCAATCTCAAGTCCGAGGAGTTCCGCACCTTCATCTTCACAGAGACAGTCTTCACGGCCGTCACCGCCTACCAGAACCAGCTG ATAACCAAGCTAAAGATTGACAGCAACCCGTTTGCCAAAGGCTTCCGAGACTCCTCCAGACTCACGGACATTGAGAG ATGCAGGGAAAGTGTTGAGAATTTGATCCATAAGCACTCATACGCCCGGTCACCCATCAGGACATACGCAGGCGAGGAGGAGGGCATCGGCGAGGACGGACTCTCCGCACACGGCAGGG GCTCAGCCTTCACTGCCTCAGACAACCTCTCTCTGAGCTCCTGGGTCACCACCACCTCGGGCTTCTCCGGCTTCCAGCACCCCCAGTCCCTCTCGGCCATCAGCTCCAGCACGGCCTCCCTGGGCagccccctgccccaccccatcCAGGGCTCCCTACCCCCCTACAGCCGCCTGGGGGTGCCCCTCACGCCCTCGGCCCTGGCCGGCTCCATGCAGGGCAGTGGGCCCACCTTCCCCTCCTTCCACATGCCCCGCTACCACCACTACTTCCAGCAGGGCCCGTACGCCGCCATCCAGGGACTGCGACACTCCTCCACCGTCATGACGCCGTTCGTATGA
- the tbx20 gene encoding T-box transcription factor TBX20 isoform X3, giving the protein MEYTASPKPQLSSRANAFSIAALMSSGKTKDKEAEENTIKPLEQFVEKSSCNQSLGEMPSLESHGEFNSPAPAVCTEPLIPTTPGVPSEEMAKISCSLETKELWDKFHDLGTEMIITKSGRRMFPTIRVSFSGVDPDAKYIVLMDIVPVDNKRYRYAYHRSSWLVAGKADPPLPARLYVHPDSPFTGEQLLKQMVSFEKVKLTNNELDQHGHIILNSMHKYQPRVHIIKKKDHTASLLNLKSEEFRTFIFTETVFTAVTAYQNQLITKLKIDSNPFAKGFRDSSRLTDIERTYAGEEEGIGEDGLSAHGRGSAFTASDNLSLSSWVTTTSGFSGFQHPQSLSAISSSTASLGSPLPHPIQGSLPPYSRLGVPLTPSALAGSMQGSGPTFPSFHMPRYHHYFQQGPYAAIQGLRHSSTVMTPFV; this is encoded by the exons ATGGAGTACACAGCCTCACCGAAGCCGCAGCTCTCCTCTCGGGCAAATGCGTTCTCCATAGCCGCTTTAATGTCCAGCGGGAAAACTAAAGACAAGGAAGCGGAGGAAAACACAATCAAACCACTGG AACAATTTGTGGAGAAGTCCTCTTGCAACCAGAGCTTGGGGGAGATGCCCTCCCTGGAGTCTCACGGCGAGTTCAACAGCCCGGCTCCGGCGGTGTGCACCGAACCCCTCATTCCCACCACTCCCGGTGTGCCGAGTGAGGAGATGGCCAAAATTTCCTGCAGCCTGGAAACCAAAGAGCTCTGGGATAAATTTCATGACCTCGGTACGGAAATGATCATCACCAAATCTGGAAG AAGAATGTTTCCAACTATCCGCGTGTCTTTTTCTGGAGTCGACCCTGACGCCAAATACATTGTGTTGATGGACATTGTTCCAGTGGACAACAAAAGATATCGCTATGCCTACCACCGGTCATCGTGGCTCGTGGCCGGGAAAGCTGACCCCCCCTTGCCAGCAAG GTTGTATGTCCATCCAGACTCTCCTTTTACTGGGGAACAGTTACTGAAACAGATGGTATCCTTCGAAAAAGTCAAACTCACCAATAACGAACTGGACCAACACGGACAT ATTATTCTGAACTCCATGCACAAGTACCAGCCGAGGGTCCACATCATCAAGAAGAAGGACCACACCGCCTCATTGCTCAATCTCAAGTCCGAGGAGTTCCGCACCTTCATCTTCACAGAGACAGTCTTCACGGCCGTCACCGCCTACCAGAACCAGCTG ATAACCAAGCTAAAGATTGACAGCAACCCGTTTGCCAAAGGCTTCCGAGACTCCTCCAGACTCACGGACATTGAGAG GACATACGCAGGCGAGGAGGAGGGCATCGGCGAGGACGGACTCTCCGCACACGGCAGGG GCTCAGCCTTCACTGCCTCAGACAACCTCTCTCTGAGCTCCTGGGTCACCACCACCTCGGGCTTCTCCGGCTTCCAGCACCCCCAGTCCCTCTCGGCCATCAGCTCCAGCACGGCCTCCCTGGGCagccccctgccccaccccatcCAGGGCTCCCTACCCCCCTACAGCCGCCTGGGGGTGCCCCTCACGCCCTCGGCCCTGGCCGGCTCCATGCAGGGCAGTGGGCCCACCTTCCCCTCCTTCCACATGCCCCGCTACCACCACTACTTCCAGCAGGGCCCGTACGCCGCCATCCAGGGACTGCGACACTCCTCCACCGTCATGACGCCGTTCGTATGA